A genomic window from Methanovulcanius yangii includes:
- a CDS encoding serine--tRNA ligase, whose product MLLRFSLEADLLFNAAIPPEAEPVIEEKVTEANTVLFMKGVPKDAAEGEYGQITSWDVQENRLCLRIESGPYTRSHDALLRFRKQIAPAMGKLRLGVRGIDVRHFSIRLGDEVQDSCVPRLPFITSVETDEEGCELTLAMELADLENKAPDRLVKLIEEKAESAAYGGKAEHWELIFESEKRTGVYTGNPTEDMMDRGWIRHGASRGQWIFAPQAVQLVRALEQIAIEEIIRPLGWKEMIFPKLVTWDVWKNSGHAKGVYPEIYYVCTPKSRDPAYWEEVTDYYKVTGEVPIEMIRDRIDGPIGGMCYAQCPPFWPFVKGETLANDCLPIRVFDRSGTSHRYESGGIHGIERVDEFHRIEVLWLGTKEQTIAVADELHAAYSRVFEDILELEWRSARVTPWFMAQEGLVGVSETERVGTTDYEAYLPYNGSYLEFQNVSINGNKYPKGFNVKVQSGEECWSGCSGIGLERWVAAFLGQKGFDMANWPEKVARLVGEPEEVFRFL is encoded by the coding sequence ATGTTGTTACGTTTCTCATTAGAAGCCGACCTGCTCTTCAATGCAGCGATTCCCCCTGAGGCGGAACCGGTCATCGAAGAGAAAGTGACAGAGGCAAATACCGTGCTCTTCATGAAAGGCGTCCCCAAGGACGCCGCTGAAGGCGAGTACGGTCAGATTACGTCCTGGGATGTACAGGAGAACCGGCTCTGCCTCAGGATCGAGAGTGGTCCGTACACCCGCTCCCACGACGCACTGCTCAGGTTCAGGAAGCAGATCGCTCCTGCGATGGGCAAGCTGCGCCTGGGAGTTCGCGGCATCGACGTCCGTCATTTCTCCATCCGTCTCGGTGACGAGGTCCAGGACTCCTGCGTCCCGCGGCTCCCCTTCATCACGTCCGTCGAGACGGACGAAGAGGGATGCGAGCTCACGCTTGCGATGGAGCTTGCGGACCTCGAGAACAAGGCACCCGACCGCCTCGTCAAACTGATCGAGGAGAAGGCCGAGAGCGCCGCATACGGCGGCAAGGCCGAGCACTGGGAACTCATCTTCGAAAGCGAAAAGCGCACCGGCGTCTACACCGGCAACCCGACCGAGGACATGATGGACCGCGGGTGGATCCGCCACGGCGCATCCCGCGGCCAGTGGATCTTTGCCCCGCAGGCGGTCCAGCTCGTCCGGGCGCTCGAACAGATCGCAATCGAGGAGATCATCCGCCCCCTCGGGTGGAAGGAGATGATCTTCCCCAAGCTCGTCACCTGGGATGTCTGGAAGAACTCGGGCCACGCAAAGGGCGTCTACCCCGAGATCTACTACGTCTGCACCCCGAAGTCACGCGACCCCGCCTACTGGGAAGAGGTCACCGACTATTACAAGGTGACGGGCGAAGTCCCCATCGAGATGATCCGCGACCGGATCGACGGCCCCATCGGCGGCATGTGCTATGCACAGTGCCCCCCCTTCTGGCCGTTTGTCAAGGGCGAGACCCTCGCAAACGACTGCCTCCCCATCCGGGTCTTCGACCGGTCGGGGACATCCCACCGGTATGAGTCCGGCGGGATTCACGGCATCGAGCGCGTGGACGAGTTCCACCGCATCGAGGTGCTCTGGCTCGGCACGAAGGAGCAGACCATCGCGGTCGCAGACGAACTCCACGCGGCCTACAGCCGGGTCTTCGAGGACATCCTCGAGCTCGAGTGGCGCTCCGCACGGGTGACCCCCTGGTTCATGGCCCAGGAGGGCCTCGTGGGCGTCTCCGAGACCGAGCGTGTCGGGACGACCGACTATGAGGCATACCTGCCCTACAACGGCAGCTACCTCGAGTTCCAGAACGTGAGCATCAACGGGAACAAGTACCCGAAGGGCTTCAACGTGAAGGTGCAGAGCGGCGAGGAGTGCTGGTCAGGATGTTCGGGCATCGGTCTCGAACGCTGGGTGGCAGCCTTCCTCGGACAGAAAGGATTTGATATGGCAAACTGGCCGGAGAAAGTCGCCCGGCTGGTCGGTGAACCTGAAGAGGTCTTCAGGTTCCTCTGA
- a CDS encoding DUF2283 domain-containing protein — translation MAGNHYHTDGDTIDYDFENDSLYFFLKGANYLHSVNLDNVIIDFGDDNYVKGVEIQNASKRFGVSKSALMRTCQIDFHLDVSEEKIELNIQITLEIRNKFTPKSMIATDANEFHLPSGTIGMSCAVC, via the coding sequence ATGGCTGGAAATCACTATCATACGGATGGAGATACAATTGATTATGATTTTGAAAACGATAGTCTGTATTTCTTTCTTAAAGGGGCCAATTATCTGCACTCGGTGAATCTGGACAATGTCATCATTGATTTCGGAGATGACAATTATGTCAAAGGAGTGGAGATACAGAATGCGTCGAAACGATTTGGTGTGTCAAAATCTGCACTAATGAGGACTTGCCAGATTGATTTCCATCTTGATGTGTCTGAAGAAAAAATTGAGCTGAATATTCAAATCACTCTTGAAATCAGAAATAAATTTACTCCGAAATCCATGATTGCAACGGATGCAAATGAATTCCATCTTCCCAGCGGCACCATTGGCATGTCCTGTGCAGTCTGCTGA
- a CDS encoding PKD domain-containing protein codes for MWSIRMAVIVLVCMLVVVGVTAGTPVTGTDEVEYVAVWGSFAPAGRESVHPYGIAVDADGTVYVNDPGNDRVRVIPLGVDFTPRREYVVRDAMAVRAFVWTVGPAADDDFSTIQDAVDAASAGDTILVTPGTYREDVVVDKALVIDGGRDAAIDGSIILTADGSTLIGLLMGNGVRVASDNNTVEEVLTGWFGGVGGPRESFWVTGSNNTFTNCLVDGCFLGGGGIGVTIDPSVGNTFDGLAIIDSYNGIILRGASATTITDCGSHTRDDGIIMEGSASNTISGCSIQAWDYMFSDGVVLTGSNGNTFANCSIFAAGYGVYLGESWENVFSGCIISSMSCAVYQDLGCSCNQYPWCTVEGQSADWCGYVFFVDANLEDAVREALGIPSGDIFAGDMQTLTALEAPERGIASLAGLEYAAGLQVLGLDTNSVTVLCPLAGLTDLREVVLSNNSIGDLAPLIANSDAGGLGPGDLVDIRYNGLDLTPGSAGMTAIQALEAAGVTVIYEPQEHVPPAPSAAFAADVTEGVAPLTVAFTDLSEGEPEEWFWEFGDGTTSAGQNPVHTYATAGMCTVCLTVTNAGGSDTLVMDDCICVRSPSPPTIDDLITAVEAAGLDKGTCRSLTAKLEAAGRSLEDGNVNGAVGPLEAFIHHVEALKGKKIEEGCADALVECAKGVIEGIS; via the coding sequence ATGTGGTCTATTAGAATGGCGGTCATCGTACTGGTATGTATGCTGGTGGTGGTGGGGGTCACTGCCGGCACGCCGGTTACAGGAACGGACGAGGTGGAGTATGTCGCCGTCTGGGGGTCATTTGCCCCTGCCGGCAGGGAATCCGTTCACCCGTACGGCATTGCGGTGGATGCGGACGGGACGGTCTATGTGAACGATCCCGGGAATGATCGTGTCCGCGTCATCCCCCTCGGGGTAGACTTTACTCCCCGCCGTGAGTATGTCGTCCGCGACGCGATGGCGGTGCGGGCGTTTGTCTGGACCGTCGGTCCTGCGGCGGATGACGATTTTTCGACCATACAGGATGCCGTCGACGCGGCATCGGCCGGTGATACGATCCTGGTTACGCCCGGAACGTACCGGGAGGACGTCGTGGTGGACAAAGCCCTTGTGATTGACGGAGGCAGGGATGCGGCGATCGACGGGTCGATTATCCTGACCGCCGACGGGAGCACCCTTATCGGCCTTTTGATGGGAAACGGGGTGCGGGTGGCGTCGGACAACAATACCGTCGAAGAGGTGCTCACCGGGTGGTTTGGCGGCGTCGGGGGGCCGAGGGAGAGCTTTTGGGTCACGGGTTCGAACAACACCTTCACGAACTGCCTGGTGGACGGCTGTTTCCTGGGTGGCGGCGGCATCGGGGTGACCATCGACCCATCCGTCGGGAACACGTTTGACGGCCTTGCGATCATCGACAGCTACAACGGCATCATCCTCCGGGGCGCTAGCGCGACGACCATCACGGATTGCGGGAGCCACACGAGGGATGACGGCATCATTATGGAGGGGTCGGCGTCCAATACCATCAGCGGCTGCTCCATTCAGGCGTGGGACTACATGTTCTCCGACGGGGTCGTCCTCACCGGCTCCAACGGGAACACTTTTGCGAACTGCAGTATCTTCGCCGCCGGATACGGCGTCTATCTCGGGGAATCATGGGAGAACGTGTTCAGCGGCTGCATCATAAGCAGTATGAGCTGTGCGGTCTACCAGGACCTCGGCTGCAGCTGCAATCAGTATCCGTGGTGCACGGTGGAGGGCCAGAGTGCTGACTGGTGTGGATATGTCTTCTTTGTCGATGCAAATCTCGAAGATGCGGTGAGAGAGGCGCTCGGCATTCCCTCGGGCGACATCTTCGCTGGGGATATGCAAACGCTCACGGCGCTTGAGGCCCCCGAGCGCGGGATCGCATCGCTCGCCGGGCTGGAGTACGCGGCAGGCCTGCAGGTTCTCGGGCTCGACACCAACAGCGTGACCGTTCTCTGCCCCCTTGCCGGGCTGACAGACCTCCGTGAGGTGGTGCTCTCGAACAACAGCATCGGCGACCTCGCACCGCTGATCGCAAACAGCGATGCCGGCGGGCTCGGGCCGGGGGATCTGGTCGACATCCGGTACAATGGCCTCGACCTCACCCCCGGTTCGGCGGGGATGACGGCAATACAGGCGTTGGAGGCCGCCGGGGTGACTGTCATTTATGAACCGCAGGAGCATGTTCCCCCCGCTCCGTCGGCGGCTTTTGCGGCCGATGTGACGGAGGGGGTGGCCCCGCTGACGGTCGCCTTCACCGATCTCTCGGAGGGCGAACCGGAGGAATGGTTCTGGGAGTTCGGCGACGGGACGACCTCCGCCGGGCAGAACCCGGTGCACACCTATGCCACCGCCGGGATGTGCACCGTCTGCCTGACCGTCACGAATGCGGGCGGGAGCGACACGCTCGTCATGGATGACTGCATCTGTGTCCGCTCACCGTCGCCCCCGACGATCGACGATCTCATCACGGCGGTCGAGGCGGCAGGCCTTGACAAGGGAACCTGCCGGAGCCTGACCGCAAAGCTCGAGGCCGCCGGCCGCTCGCTGGAGGACGGGAATGTGAACGGCGCCGTCGGGCCTTTGGAGGCATTCATCCATCATGTGGAGGCGCTCAAGGGCAAGAAGATCGAGGAGGGGTGTGCGGATGCATTGGTGGAGTGTGCGAAGGGGGTGATTGAGGGGATTTCATGA
- the msrA gene encoding peptide-methionine (S)-S-oxide reductase MsrA, producing MEGTADFAAERRETATFAAGCFWGVEARFAELEGVVSTRVGYTGGTMAHPTYEDVCTGRTGHAEAVEVAFDPTIIGYGELVEIFFSIHDPTTHNRQGPDVGSQYRSVIFYHSDDQRRIAENIRDRLADEDAFGRPIVTAIEPAGRFWEAESYHQKYFTKHGGRRACPF from the coding sequence ATGGAGGGCACGGCGGACTTCGCTGCAGAGCGCCGCGAGACGGCAACCTTTGCGGCAGGGTGCTTCTGGGGCGTCGAGGCCCGGTTTGCTGAACTCGAGGGCGTCGTTTCGACCCGTGTCGGCTACACCGGCGGGACGATGGCGCATCCGACCTACGAGGACGTCTGCACCGGCCGGACGGGGCACGCCGAGGCTGTCGAGGTCGCCTTCGACCCCACCATAATCGGGTATGGCGAGCTCGTCGAGATCTTCTTTTCCATTCACGACCCAACCACCCACAACCGCCAGGGCCCGGATGTCGGAAGCCAGTACCGCTCGGTGATCTTCTATCATTCCGACGACCAACGCCGAATTGCAGAAAATATCCGCGATCGCCTCGCAGACGAGGATGCATTCGGCCGACCCATTGTGACCGCCATCGAGCCCGCAGGCCGGTTTTGGGAGGCCGAATCCTATCACCAGAAGTACTTCACAAAGCATGGGGGCCGGAGGGCCTGTCCCTTCTGA
- a CDS encoding Glu/Leu/Phe/Val family dehydrogenase — MNDEDLLEVVHQNLCACALDLSLSKNIEALLKHPRRELHVSIPVMMDDGRIETFQGFRIQYNSARGPTKGGIRFHPAETANTIRGLAAIMTWKCALHDLPLGGAKGGVVCNPKTMSERELENLSRAYVRAVADFIGPDRDIPAPDVYTNEQIMAWMMDEYSAITGTTTFGVVTGKPVVLGGSEGRHDATARGGWIAIREAAKETGLDLAGATVAIQGYGNVGSNAAICGADLYGCSIVAVSDSKGGIHHPEGLDPHAVMAHKEETGSVVGFAGATEITNEELVELDVDILIPAALENVITEKNAERVRARIIAEFANGPTTKGADMILEPKGVHIIPDFLCNGGGVIVSYFEMVQNFNMDHWSEDEVYRRLDEKMTQAYHKVFESGKGYGVGMRQAAYSVAVERVVQAMIGRGWI, encoded by the coding sequence ATGAACGACGAAGATCTTCTGGAAGTGGTGCACCAGAACCTCTGCGCCTGCGCCCTGGACCTCTCGCTCTCCAAGAACATCGAAGCGCTCCTCAAACATCCCCGGCGTGAGCTGCACGTCTCCATCCCGGTGATGATGGACGACGGGAGAATCGAGACGTTTCAGGGGTTCCGCATCCAGTACAACAGCGCCCGCGGACCCACCAAGGGCGGCATCCGGTTTCACCCGGCGGAGACCGCGAACACCATCCGCGGCCTTGCCGCCATCATGACCTGGAAGTGCGCCCTCCACGACCTCCCCCTCGGCGGGGCGAAGGGGGGGGTCGTCTGCAACCCGAAGACGATGAGCGAGCGGGAGCTCGAGAATCTCTCCCGCGCCTATGTCCGGGCCGTCGCCGACTTCATCGGGCCGGACCGGGACATCCCGGCACCGGACGTCTACACGAACGAGCAGATCATGGCGTGGATGATGGACGAGTACTCGGCGATCACCGGCACGACCACGTTCGGCGTCGTCACCGGCAAACCGGTCGTCCTCGGGGGGTCCGAGGGGCGCCATGACGCGACGGCCCGCGGGGGGTGGATAGCCATCCGCGAGGCCGCGAAGGAGACCGGCCTGGACCTTGCCGGCGCGACGGTCGCCATCCAGGGCTACGGGAACGTCGGCTCCAACGCGGCCATCTGCGGTGCCGACCTCTACGGGTGCTCCATCGTTGCCGTGAGCGACTCGAAGGGCGGCATCCACCATCCGGAAGGGCTCGACCCGCATGCCGTGATGGCGCACAAGGAAGAGACGGGGTCGGTCGTGGGCTTTGCCGGGGCGACGGAGATTACGAACGAAGAACTCGTCGAACTGGACGTGGACATCCTCATCCCGGCGGCCCTGGAGAACGTGATCACCGAAAAGAATGCGGAGCGGGTGCGGGCACGGATCATCGCGGAGTTTGCAAACGGCCCGACGACGAAGGGCGCCGACATGATCCTCGAACCGAAAGGAGTGCACATCATCCCCGACTTCCTCTGCAACGGGGGCGGGGTGATCGTCTCATACTTCGAGATGGTGCAGAACTTCAATATGGACCACTGGTCCGAGGATGAGGTCTACCGCCGCCTCGACGAGAAGATGACGCAGGCCTACCACAAGGTCTTCGAGAGCGGTAAAGGCTACGGCGTGGGGATGCGGCAGGCCGCCTACTCGGTCGCGGTAGAACGCGTTGTCCAGGCGATGATCGGCCGCGGCTGGATTTGA
- a CDS encoding 30S ribosomal protein S15 produces MARMHARRRGQSGSVRPFRSEAPEWSNTDTTEIVKTIIELRRQGMSSAEIGSVLRDKHGVPSVKLATGKRVEQILAENGIASEIPEDLRNLIVKALGMRKHLSENKKDVHNKRQLQLTEAKVRRLGRYYVNNGKMPEGWTYKPDTAEFLISR; encoded by the coding sequence ATGGCACGAATGCACGCACGACGGCGGGGCCAGTCCGGCTCCGTCCGCCCGTTCCGCTCCGAAGCACCGGAGTGGTCCAATACCGACACAACGGAAATTGTAAAGACGATCATCGAACTCCGCAGACAGGGCATGTCCTCGGCCGAAATCGGCTCCGTCCTCAGGGACAAACACGGCGTCCCCTCGGTGAAGCTCGCGACCGGCAAACGCGTCGAGCAGATCCTCGCGGAGAACGGCATCGCTTCAGAGATTCCTGAAGACCTGAGAAACCTCATTGTAAAGGCACTCGGCATGCGCAAGCACCTGAGCGAGAACAAGAAGGATGTCCACAACAAGCGCCAGCTCCAGCTTACGGAGGCAAAGGTGCGCAGGCTCGGCCGTTACTATGTCAACAACGGCAAGATGCCCGAGGGATGGACCTACAAACCCGACACCGCTGAATTCCTGATTTCACGGTAG
- a CDS encoding KEOPS complex subunit Pcc1, with amino-acid sequence MKVHGIIRTRHARPDCVAAALHADNLLGMDTHALDGIVETTLTSEKLRSTIASVDDYLMNLAIAEDTCCYVSH; translated from the coding sequence ATGAAGGTGCACGGCATCATCCGCACCCGGCACGCCCGGCCCGACTGCGTCGCGGCCGCGCTGCACGCCGACAACCTCCTGGGCATGGATACCCATGCACTGGACGGCATCGTCGAGACGACGCTCACCAGTGAAAAACTGCGGTCGACGATCGCATCGGTGGACGATTACCTGATGAATCTTGCAATAGCGGAGGACACATGTTGTTACGTTTCTCATTAG
- a CDS encoding 30S ribosomal protein S3ae, translating to MAKRKKQVGRRVEGWKAKNWYKVYAPEYFDRAYLGETIAADPEKVYGRVMRTTLGEMTSDYSKQNTKMAFKVVNVAGDAAYTEFVGHEVTKDYLRAMVKRRTSRIDSLVLLTTKEGRKIRVTATCFTISRADISQAKAIRQTITEYLIAKSRSVTYDQFVREMVLGDISREVFKIVKKIYPTRRVEVIKSKGEVTATGTPAPAPKAAEPVAAEPVAAEPVAAEPAPEEAPVEEPAEEAEEAADEAASEEEETA from the coding sequence ATGGCAAAACGAAAAAAGCAAGTTGGACGCAGAGTTGAAGGCTGGAAGGCCAAGAACTGGTACAAGGTCTATGCACCGGAATACTTCGACCGTGCATACCTTGGTGAGACGATCGCAGCAGACCCCGAGAAGGTATACGGGCGCGTCATGCGCACCACCCTCGGCGAGATGACCTCCGACTACTCGAAGCAGAACACGAAGATGGCCTTCAAGGTCGTCAATGTCGCAGGCGACGCCGCATACACCGAGTTCGTCGGCCACGAGGTTACCAAGGACTACCTCCGCGCAATGGTCAAGCGCCGCACCTCCCGTATCGACTCGCTCGTCCTTCTTACCACGAAGGAAGGCCGGAAGATCCGCGTGACAGCGACGTGCTTCACCATCTCCCGTGCGGACATCAGCCAGGCAAAGGCAATCCGCCAGACGATCACCGAATACCTCATCGCAAAGTCACGGTCCGTCACCTACGACCAGTTCGTCCGCGAGATGGTTCTCGGGGACATCTCCCGCGAGGTCTTCAAGATCGTCAAGAAGATCTACCCGACCCGCCGTGTCGAAGTGATCAAGTCGAAGGGCGAAGTGACCGCAACCGGCACCCCCGCTCCGGCACCAAAGGCCGCCGAGCCTGTCGCCGCCGAGCCTGTCGCCGCCGAGCCTGTCGCCGCCGAGCCTGCCCCCGAAGAGGCACCCGTTGAAGAGCCCGCAGAAGAAGCCGAGGAGGCAGCCGACGAGGCCGCTTCCGAGGAAGAAGAGACCGCCTGA
- a CDS encoding MBL fold metallo-hydrolase, which translates to MQIVPFIHALRHPFTIPVAPGVALERFVYSFLVYGETITLIDTGVAGCERRIFDYIRSTDREASDITEIVLTHSHPDHIGAARAIQEVTGCSIAAHAAEKAWIEDVALQYSERPVPGFAMLVGGSVEVDHPLRDGDTTEPDPLHEWELEVIHTPGHSPGSISIFMHGNGALFSGDAIPVEGDIPVYDDALATVASLQRLRDHPGIRVLLSAWDEPTTGDEMYRRMDRGAAYLQAIHDAVRASAGTGTTDPMEVTRRTADALGLPSAAVTPLLARTIAANLRLREMPNLLLAPAGK; encoded by the coding sequence ATGCAGATCGTCCCCTTCATCCACGCCCTCCGGCATCCGTTTACGATCCCGGTGGCACCCGGTGTTGCCCTCGAGCGGTTCGTCTACTCGTTCCTCGTCTACGGCGAGACCATCACCCTCATCGACACGGGCGTCGCCGGGTGCGAGAGGCGGATCTTCGACTACATCCGGTCCACCGATCGCGAGGCATCTGATATCACGGAGATCGTCCTCACCCATTCGCACCCCGACCACATCGGGGCGGCCCGGGCCATCCAGGAGGTGACCGGGTGCAGCATAGCCGCCCACGCCGCCGAGAAGGCATGGATCGAGGATGTCGCACTCCAGTACAGTGAACGGCCGGTGCCGGGGTTTGCCATGCTCGTGGGCGGGTCCGTGGAGGTGGACCACCCTCTCCGGGACGGCGACACCACCGAACCGGACCCGCTCCACGAGTGGGAGCTTGAAGTGATCCACACCCCCGGCCACTCGCCCGGCTCCATCTCCATCTTCATGCACGGGAACGGCGCCCTCTTCTCCGGCGATGCGATTCCCGTCGAAGGAGACATTCCGGTCTATGACGATGCCCTCGCAACGGTTGCGTCCCTCCAAAGGCTCCGCGACCATCCCGGCATCCGGGTGCTTCTTTCGGCATGGGATGAACCCACGACCGGCGATGAGATGTATCGCCGGATGGACCGGGGAGCCGCCTACCTCCAGGCTATCCACGACGCCGTCCGGGCAAGCGCCGGGACCGGCACCACCGACCCGATGGAAGTGACCCGCCGGACCGCGGACGCGTTGGGCCTCCCTTCGGCGGCCGTCACCCCGCTCCTTGCCCGGACCATCGCAGCAAACCTCCGGCTCAGGGAGATGCCAAACCTCCTTTTGGCCCCTGCGGGGAAATGA
- a CDS encoding polymer-forming cytoskeletal protein: MEDTSRELFENCILPDNTELQEHTLMTDRCIVVGDRCRIDYGLDGKDVIVCEFSSLNGDIHCDGDLRIDNFCEVSGDVFVTEDAYLGEGVKIQGRLIVNGDLDIGDNVQIEKGFEAKGWISIRNPMPVITYIVLYLVTLLGIEKEEEVQEILDKLFGYDEDDITGVPLMIPSHSVLNMQTFSVPKAMSIGENCRLHGNIKAGSVTVAKGGTIFGSLRADEFAEIKEANAIHGDVYAGGNVTICEKVHILGDVRCEKLSLHEEAFVDGTIKALGGVKIERNPC, translated from the coding sequence ATGGAGGATACTTCCCGGGAACTATTCGAGAACTGCATACTCCCCGATAATACGGAATTGCAGGAGCATACGCTCATGACCGACCGCTGCATCGTCGTGGGGGACCGGTGCCGGATCGATTACGGGCTCGATGGCAAGGATGTGATCGTCTGCGAGTTCTCCTCGCTCAACGGTGACATCCACTGCGACGGCGACCTGCGCATCGATAACTTCTGCGAGGTGTCGGGCGACGTCTTCGTGACTGAAGATGCCTACCTGGGTGAAGGAGTGAAGATCCAGGGACGGCTCATCGTCAACGGCGACCTCGACATCGGCGACAACGTCCAGATTGAAAAGGGCTTCGAGGCGAAGGGGTGGATATCGATACGCAACCCGATGCCCGTCATCACCTACATCGTCCTCTATCTCGTCACCCTTCTGGGGATAGAAAAGGAGGAGGAAGTCCAGGAGATCCTCGATAAGCTCTTCGGCTACGATGAGGACGATATCACCGGCGTGCCCCTGATGATCCCCTCCCACTCCGTCCTCAACATGCAGACCTTTTCCGTCCCGAAGGCAATGTCCATCGGGGAGAACTGTCGTCTCCACGGAAATATCAAGGCGGGCTCGGTGACGGTCGCGAAGGGGGGCACGATCTTCGGGAGCCTGCGGGCCGACGAGTTCGCGGAGATAAAAGAGGCGAACGCCATCCACGGCGACGTCTACGCAGGCGGCAACGTGACCATCTGCGAGAAAGTGCACATTTTGGGCGATGTCCGGTGCGAGAAGCTCTCCCTGCATGAGGAGGCCTTCGTCGACGGGACGATCAAGGCGCTGGGCGGCGTGAAGATAGAGAGGAACCCATGCTGA
- a CDS encoding DHH family phosphoesterase, producing the protein MTTDAAANKLDTDAGDLAAHLETQDYVEVYGHHDADGIAAASIITHALLRTGTNVRLRISPRVSPDEVQGTDAVVLCDFGSGLADLSDDVMVIDHHIPQFEGRYHVNPRLCGIDGERNLSAAGAAYMVAQHMGDNRDLVGLAMLGMIGDGQAIEGKNLELVDEGIAQNYIVPGRGIPLFGRDVHEKVYCAAAPYIHGFSGNEDAVTALVEETTVRGETDYDLLLSRLVLAMGPVQNDTAMTGIWGDTWDLQRGMIRDAHSLAAVINACGKTGHGGLGASLCLRSTASVDEAWEIAREYRLRVIEAVKTATTATGPVYVVDDPDVVSGAADVLAGDLLNAAPLAVMAPRGENWSVSARSAGKTGCNLAELMATLAAECGGVGGGHATRGGAKIPAETIEAFKNGFMEVCA; encoded by the coding sequence ATGACGACCGACGCCGCTGCAAACAAGCTTGACACCGATGCTGGTGACCTTGCCGCCCACCTGGAGACCCAGGACTACGTGGAGGTCTATGGCCACCATGATGCGGACGGAATAGCTGCGGCCTCGATCATCACGCATGCCCTCCTGCGCACGGGGACGAATGTCCGCCTGCGCATCTCCCCCCGCGTCTCACCCGATGAGGTGCAGGGGACGGATGCCGTCGTCCTGTGCGACTTCGGCTCGGGCCTTGCGGATCTCTCCGACGACGTGATGGTCATCGACCACCACATTCCGCAGTTCGAAGGCCGCTACCACGTCAACCCGCGGCTCTGCGGCATCGACGGCGAACGGAACCTCTCCGCGGCGGGCGCCGCCTACATGGTCGCCCAGCACATGGGAGACAACCGTGACCTCGTCGGTCTCGCGATGCTCGGGATGATCGGCGACGGGCAGGCGATCGAAGGAAAGAACCTGGAGCTCGTCGACGAAGGGATCGCCCAGAACTACATCGTCCCCGGCCGGGGCATCCCGCTCTTCGGCCGGGACGTCCACGAGAAAGTCTACTGCGCAGCGGCTCCGTACATCCACGGCTTCTCCGGCAACGAGGACGCGGTCACGGCGCTCGTCGAAGAGACGACCGTCCGCGGGGAGACGGACTACGATCTCCTCCTCTCGCGCCTTGTCCTTGCGATGGGCCCCGTCCAGAACGATACGGCGATGACCGGTATCTGGGGTGACACCTGGGACCTCCAGCGCGGCATGATCCGCGACGCCCACAGTCTTGCCGCCGTCATCAACGCCTGCGGCAAGACCGGGCACGGGGGCCTCGGGGCCTCCCTCTGCCTCCGGTCGACCGCGTCGGTCGATGAGGCATGGGAGATTGCCCGGGAGTACCGCCTCCGCGTAATCGAAGCCGTCAAAACGGCGACAACCGCAACCGGGCCCGTCTACGTCGTCGATGATCCCGACGTCGTCAGCGGTGCAGCGGACGTCCTCGCAGGCGATCTCCTGAATGCCGCACCCCTTGCGGTGATGGCACCCCGCGGCGAGAACTGGTCCGTCTCCGCCCGCTCGGCCGGAAAGACCGGCTGCAACCTGGCGGAGCTCATGGCGACCCTTGCCGCCGAATGCGGCGGGGTCGGCGGTGGACACGCCACCCGCGGCGGGGCAAAGATCCCCGCGGAGACGATCGAAGCGTTCAAAAACGGGTTTATGGAGGTCTGCGCATGA